The proteins below are encoded in one region of bacterium:
- a CDS encoding DedA family protein, with product MVVWLLGVVEAAMDALGYLGLAFFMALESMVAPVPSEAVMPLAGFLVQSGKMTWTGAIAASSVGTLLGSLVGYAMGRYGGYPFVLRWGKYLLLNKGHLDLTARWFDRRGGATVFVCRFIPVVRHFISIPAGVARMPLGRFAAFTLVGGTIWNSILLVAGYFLKDRWKTIVHYSHLIDYVFVAAVVVFAVFWVRKQLRRRVGTA from the coding sequence ATGGTCGTGTGGCTGCTGGGCGTGGTCGAGGCGGCGATGGACGCGCTGGGGTATCTGGGACTCGCCTTCTTCATGGCGCTGGAGAGCATGGTCGCCCCCGTCCCCTCGGAGGCGGTGATGCCGCTGGCCGGCTTCCTCGTCCAGAGCGGGAAGATGACCTGGACCGGGGCGATCGCCGCGTCGTCGGTCGGCACGCTGCTCGGCTCGCTGGTCGGCTACGCGATGGGGCGGTACGGCGGCTACCCGTTCGTCCTCCGCTGGGGGAAGTACCTCCTGCTCAACAAGGGGCACCTCGACCTCACGGCCCGCTGGTTCGACCGGCGCGGAGGGGCGACCGTCTTCGTCTGCCGCTTCATCCCGGTCGTGCGGCACTTCATCTCCATCCCGGCCGGCGTGGCCCGGATGCCGTTGGGACGCTTCGCCGCCTTCACGCTCGTCGGCGGGACGATCTGGAACTCGATCCTGCTGGTCGCCGGGTACTTCCTCAAGGACCGCTGGAAGACGATCGTCCACTACTCCCACCTGATCGACTACGTCTTCGTCGCCGCGGTCGTCGTCTTCGCCGTCTTCTGGGTGCGGAAGCAGCTGCGCCGCCGCGTCGGCACGGCCTGA
- a CDS encoding efflux RND transporter periplasmic adaptor subunit codes for MKRMVKKTIIWAAVAAVLVGAGYGLYLAKRPSELPQYRTEPIGKGDVTATVTATGTLSAVTTVQVGSQVSGIIAKLHADFNSRVSKGQLLAELDPTNFAAAVSQRKADLLQAEVQMRNNGVTYERQKRLLAAGLNAQADYDAAKAAYEASQAQVAQSKAALVQAQTNLEYTKIVSPVDGVVVDRQYDVGQTVAASFQAPTLFTIAQDLTQMQVQADVDQSDIGRVKMGQPAKFTVDAYPGRDFSGTIKEIRLNATVSQNVVTYPVILLVPNPEERLRPKMTADVTIEVAKVQDALRVPNAALRFRPQDAPEGSAAAKQAAASAPAATAGGGQAGGRSEGQQARRRNGDGNGGERRGEAAGGQRRKRAEQTVYVLGANGQLRPVSIHTGVTDGRYTVVADGDLNEGDLVVTGLPTTRAGQEGRPMGMRF; via the coding sequence ATGAAGCGGATGGTGAAGAAGACGATCATCTGGGCCGCGGTCGCGGCCGTCCTCGTCGGCGCCGGGTACGGGCTGTACCTCGCCAAGCGCCCCTCGGAACTGCCGCAGTACCGCACCGAGCCGATCGGCAAGGGGGACGTCACGGCGACCGTCACCGCGACCGGCACCCTCTCCGCCGTGACCACGGTCCAGGTCGGCAGCCAAGTCTCGGGGATCATCGCCAAGCTGCACGCGGACTTCAACAGCCGCGTCTCCAAGGGGCAGCTGCTGGCGGAGCTCGATCCGACCAACTTCGCCGCCGCGGTGTCGCAGCGCAAGGCCGACCTGCTGCAGGCCGAAGTCCAGATGAGGAACAACGGCGTCACCTACGAGCGCCAGAAGCGGCTCCTCGCGGCCGGCCTCAACGCGCAGGCCGACTACGACGCCGCCAAGGCCGCCTACGAGGCGTCGCAGGCGCAGGTGGCGCAGTCGAAGGCCGCGCTGGTCCAGGCGCAGACCAACCTCGAGTACACCAAGATCGTCTCCCCCGTGGACGGCGTCGTCGTCGACCGCCAGTACGACGTCGGCCAGACGGTCGCCGCCTCGTTCCAGGCGCCGACCCTCTTCACGATCGCCCAGGACCTGACGCAGATGCAGGTGCAGGCCGACGTCGATCAGTCGGACATCGGCCGGGTCAAGATGGGGCAGCCGGCGAAGTTCACCGTGGACGCCTACCCCGGGCGCGACTTCTCCGGCACGATCAAGGAAATCCGGCTCAACGCCACGGTCTCCCAGAACGTCGTCACCTACCCCGTGATCCTCCTCGTGCCGAATCCCGAGGAGCGGCTGCGGCCGAAGATGACGGCCGACGTGACGATCGAGGTGGCCAAGGTGCAGGACGCGCTGCGCGTGCCGAACGCCGCGCTCCGCTTCCGCCCCCAGGACGCCCCCGAGGGGAGCGCCGCCGCCAAGCAGGCGGCCGCCTCGGCGCCGGCGGCGACCGCCGGCGGCGGTCAGGCCGGAGGCCGGTCCGAAGGCCAGCAGGCGCGCCGCCGCAACGGCGACGGCAACGGCGGCGAGCGGCGCGGCGAGGCGGCCGGCGGGCAGCGCCGCAAGCGCGCGGAGCAGACGGTCTACGTCCTCGGCGCGAACGGGCAGCTCCGCCCGGTCTCGATCCACACCGGCGTGACCGACGGCCGCTACACCGTCGTCGCGGACGGCGACCTCAACGAAGGCGACCTGGTCGTCACCGGTCTGCCGACGACGCGCGCCGGACAGGAAGGCCGGCCGATGGGGATGCGCTTTTGA
- a CDS encoding insulinase family protein — MKNVRWAVLAAVCAAALAAGPARAEGFKDLEKKVVDKTLPNGLRVLMLPRPGAPVTSFVMYADVGGVDENQNATGLAHIFEHMAFKGTTTIGGKDYAKEAVALKKVEDAFLALRAERNRRPKPDEAKLKELETAFAKAQDDAQQYVIPNEFGEVLEKNGAEGLNAFTSFDQTAYHYSLPSNRLELWAALEADRFTHPVLREFYKEKNVIMEEKRMGESQPTRRLLDDFMAVAYKASMYRSFVIGHMSDLEAISRTEAEAWFNKYYRARNLTAVIVGDVDPATAMPILEKRLGQIPAGTKPGPVTTKEPPQRAEKRIVMEDPSQPFVFVAYHKPDVNDPDDAVYEGLSDILAGGRSSRLYKSMVKEKQIALAVGAITQLGQKYPGLMLFYVVPNKGKTNAECEQALYAELEKIGKEPVTAEELAGFKTRSKAQFVDGLDSNMGLAMQLAFAQNLRGDWRELFSTLDRIDKVTADDIQRVARKTFVKSNRTVGLIENVAKDAR, encoded by the coding sequence ATGAAGAACGTGAGATGGGCCGTCCTGGCGGCGGTCTGCGCCGCGGCGTTGGCCGCGGGGCCGGCGCGGGCGGAGGGGTTCAAGGACCTCGAGAAGAAGGTCGTCGACAAGACGCTGCCGAACGGTCTGCGGGTGCTGATGCTCCCGCGGCCCGGCGCGCCGGTGACGTCCTTCGTGATGTACGCCGACGTCGGCGGCGTGGACGAGAACCAGAACGCCACCGGCTTGGCGCACATCTTCGAGCACATGGCGTTCAAGGGCACGACGACGATCGGCGGCAAGGACTACGCCAAGGAAGCCGTCGCCCTGAAGAAGGTCGAGGACGCGTTCCTCGCGCTCCGCGCCGAGCGGAACCGCCGGCCGAAGCCGGACGAGGCGAAGCTCAAGGAGCTGGAGACCGCGTTCGCCAAGGCGCAGGACGACGCCCAGCAGTACGTGATCCCGAACGAGTTCGGCGAGGTGCTGGAGAAGAACGGCGCCGAGGGGCTGAACGCCTTCACGTCGTTCGACCAGACGGCCTACCACTACTCGCTGCCGTCGAACCGGCTCGAGCTGTGGGCCGCCCTCGAGGCGGACCGCTTCACGCACCCCGTGCTGCGCGAGTTCTACAAGGAAAAGAACGTGATCATGGAGGAGAAGCGGATGGGCGAGAGCCAGCCGACCCGCCGCCTCCTCGACGACTTCATGGCCGTCGCCTACAAGGCCAGCATGTACCGCTCGTTCGTCATCGGGCACATGAGCGACCTCGAGGCGATCTCCCGCACCGAGGCCGAGGCGTGGTTCAACAAGTACTACCGCGCCAGGAACCTCACCGCCGTGATCGTCGGCGACGTCGATCCGGCGACGGCGATGCCGATCCTCGAGAAGCGCCTCGGCCAGATCCCGGCCGGGACCAAGCCCGGTCCGGTGACGACCAAGGAACCGCCGCAGCGGGCCGAGAAGCGGATCGTCATGGAAGACCCGTCGCAGCCGTTCGTCTTCGTGGCCTACCACAAGCCGGACGTCAACGACCCGGACGACGCCGTCTACGAGGGGCTTTCGGACATCCTCGCCGGCGGGCGCAGCTCGCGGCTCTACAAGTCGATGGTCAAGGAAAAGCAGATCGCCCTGGCCGTCGGCGCGATCACGCAGCTCGGCCAGAAGTACCCCGGCCTGATGCTGTTCTACGTCGTTCCGAACAAGGGCAAGACCAACGCCGAGTGCGAGCAGGCGCTCTACGCCGAGCTGGAGAAGATCGGGAAGGAGCCGGTGACGGCCGAGGAGCTGGCGGGGTTCAAGACGCGCTCCAAGGCGCAGTTCGTGGACGGCCTCGACTCGAACATGGGGCTGGCGATGCAGCTGGCCTTCGCGCAGAACCTCCGCGGGGACTGGCGGGAGCTGTTCTCGACGCTCGACCGGATCGACAAGGTCACGGCCGACGACATCCAGCGCGTGGCCCGGAAGACGTTCGTCAAGTCGAACCGCACGGTCGGCCTGATCGAGAACGTCGCCAAGGACGCCCGCTAG
- a CDS encoding ABC transporter ATP-binding protein: protein MNPQGLVELRDLVKVYATGDVEVRALDGIDLKIDEGEFVAVMGPSGSGKSTLMNILGCLDRPTSGHYFLGGDDVARMNADERAEIRNARIGFVFQNFNLLSRTSALENVELPLIYGRQGYGPHERAEKAMSMLAKVGLTGREKHNSSQLSGGQQQRVAIARALITEAPILLADEPTGNLDTKTSIEVMAIFQRLNDDGKTVIVITHEPDIAEHAKRVVTFRDGRIVSDAPVKNRKRATLQGTDVEEEAR from the coding sequence TTGAACCCGCAGGGCCTCGTCGAGCTGCGCGACCTGGTCAAGGTCTACGCGACCGGGGACGTCGAAGTGCGCGCGCTCGACGGCATCGACCTGAAGATCGACGAAGGCGAGTTCGTCGCCGTGATGGGGCCCTCGGGCAGCGGCAAGTCGACGCTGATGAACATCCTCGGCTGCCTCGACCGGCCGACGAGCGGACACTATTTCCTCGGCGGCGACGACGTGGCGCGGATGAACGCCGACGAGCGGGCGGAGATCCGCAACGCCCGCATCGGCTTCGTCTTCCAGAACTTCAACCTGCTCTCCCGCACCTCCGCGCTCGAGAACGTCGAGCTGCCGCTGATCTACGGCCGGCAGGGGTACGGGCCGCACGAGCGGGCCGAGAAGGCGATGTCGATGCTGGCCAAGGTCGGGCTGACCGGCCGCGAGAAGCACAACTCCTCGCAGCTCTCCGGCGGCCAGCAGCAGCGCGTGGCGATCGCCCGCGCGCTGATCACCGAGGCGCCGATCCTCCTCGCCGACGAGCCGACGGGGAACCTCGACACCAAGACGTCGATCGAGGTGATGGCGATCTTCCAGCGGCTGAACGACGACGGGAAGACCGTGATCGTGATCACCCACGAGCCGGACATCGCCGAGCACGCCAAGCGGGTCGTCACCTTCCGCGACGGCCGCATCGTCTCCGACGCGCCGGTCAAGAACAGAAAGCGCGCCACCCTGCAGGGAACGGACGTGGAAGAGGAGGCGCGATGA
- a CDS encoding ABC transporter permease: MRISLLRAASILKVGLKAILRNKMRSALTVLGIVIGVACVIAMVAVANGASQAVQSQISSLGSNFIMIFPGAVTQSGARLFTGNSTLTEDDAAALKTECPSVAYVSPATRTSGQVVAGELNWSTSVQGGSVDWTFIRAWNVSEGAFFTDSDVKSATKVVVLGATVSEKLFPAGGAVGQTIRIKNVPVRVVGVLEKKGGSTMGQDQDDTIIAPYTTVMKRLSGRPRLDMILVGAVSGDAVDQAQREIDALLRQRHRIQPGQDSDFMMRSQEEIMSMAAQSTKTFSMLLGSVAAISLLVGGIGIMNIMLVSVTERTREIGIRLAIGAKAHHVLAQFLLEAVILSAVGGAIGVALGIGASKILSKLQGWPVSIGTTPILVAFFFSALVGVFFGFYPARKASQLDPIEALRYE; the protein is encoded by the coding sequence ATGAGAATCAGCTTGCTCCGCGCCGCGAGCATCCTCAAGGTCGGGCTCAAGGCGATCCTGCGCAACAAGATGCGCTCGGCGCTGACCGTCCTCGGGATCGTGATCGGCGTCGCCTGCGTGATCGCGATGGTCGCCGTGGCCAACGGGGCCTCGCAGGCCGTGCAGTCGCAGATCTCGTCGCTCGGCAGCAACTTCATCATGATCTTCCCCGGCGCGGTGACGCAGTCCGGGGCCCGCCTGTTCACCGGCAACTCGACGCTGACCGAGGACGACGCCGCGGCGCTGAAGACCGAGTGCCCTTCGGTCGCCTACGTCTCCCCCGCCACCCGCACCAGCGGGCAGGTCGTCGCCGGGGAGCTCAACTGGAGCACCTCCGTCCAGGGCGGCAGCGTCGACTGGACGTTCATCCGCGCCTGGAACGTCTCCGAGGGGGCGTTCTTCACCGATTCCGACGTCAAGTCGGCGACGAAGGTCGTCGTCCTCGGCGCCACCGTCTCCGAGAAGCTCTTCCCCGCCGGCGGGGCGGTCGGGCAGACGATCCGGATCAAGAACGTGCCGGTCCGCGTCGTCGGCGTGCTGGAGAAGAAGGGCGGCAGCACGATGGGGCAGGACCAGGACGACACGATCATCGCCCCCTACACCACGGTGATGAAGCGTCTCTCCGGCCGGCCGCGGCTGGACATGATCCTCGTCGGCGCCGTCTCCGGCGACGCGGTGGACCAGGCGCAGCGCGAGATCGACGCCCTGCTGCGCCAGCGCCACCGCATCCAGCCCGGGCAGGACAGCGACTTCATGATGCGCTCCCAGGAAGAGATCATGAGCATGGCCGCGCAGAGCACGAAGACCTTCTCGATGCTGCTCGGCTCGGTCGCCGCGATCTCGCTCCTCGTCGGCGGCATCGGGATCATGAACATCATGCTCGTCTCGGTCACCGAGCGGACGCGCGAGATCGGCATCCGCCTGGCGATCGGGGCCAAGGCCCACCACGTCCTCGCGCAGTTCCTGCTGGAGGCGGTGATCCTCTCCGCCGTCGGCGGCGCGATCGGCGTCGCCCTCGGGATCGGCGCGAGCAAGATCCTGTCGAAGCTGCAGGGCTGGCCCGTGTCGATCGGCACGACGCCGATCCTCGTCGCCTTCTTCTTCTCCGCCCTCGTCGGCGTCTTCTTCGGCTTCTATCCGGCCCGCAAGGCGAGCCAGCTCGACCCGATCGAGGCGCTGCGCTACGAGTGA
- a CDS encoding pyridoxal phosphate-dependent aminotransferase, with protein sequence MPERSRRLGEMEQSEIRWMTRECARVSGINLGQGVCDTPTPPFVAEAARAAIAAGRCQYSLPEGIRELREAIAADLARREGIEADPEREIVVCAGASGAYAGVVFGLLDPGDGVLLPEPFYGYHRHEAELAGLEVQPVRTAAPRFALEEEALRAALRPNSRAVVLCTPANPSGHMLGAPELAAVAAVARERDLLVVTDEIYQHFVYDGRRHLAPAAFEDLAARTVSIRGFSKVFSVTGWRLGYAFAPEPLARPIVAVNDVYFVCAPTPLQYGAAAGLAQGDAHYAALARDHQRRRDALCAALREAGAAPVAPDGAYYVLADVSAWGKGTARVAALDLLERAGVASIPGTAFWFGAEGERWLRFCFGKKDEVVDEACRRIASYRP encoded by the coding sequence ATGCCCGAACGCTCGCGCCGGCTGGGGGAGATGGAGCAGTCGGAGATCCGCTGGATGACGCGGGAGTGCGCCCGCGTCTCGGGGATCAACCTCGGCCAGGGGGTCTGCGACACGCCGACGCCGCCGTTCGTCGCCGAGGCGGCGCGGGCGGCGATCGCCGCCGGGCGTTGCCAGTACTCGCTGCCCGAAGGGATCCGCGAGCTGCGGGAGGCGATCGCCGCCGACCTCGCGCGGCGCGAGGGGATCGAGGCCGATCCGGAGCGGGAGATCGTCGTCTGCGCCGGGGCGAGCGGCGCCTACGCCGGGGTCGTCTTCGGCTTGCTCGACCCGGGGGACGGCGTCCTGCTCCCCGAGCCGTTCTACGGCTACCACCGCCACGAGGCGGAGCTGGCCGGCCTGGAAGTGCAGCCGGTGCGGACCGCCGCCCCGCGCTTCGCGCTGGAGGAGGAGGCGCTGCGCGCCGCCCTGCGCCCGAACAGCCGCGCGGTCGTGCTCTGCACGCCGGCCAACCCGTCGGGGCACATGCTCGGCGCGCCGGAGCTCGCCGCGGTCGCGGCGGTCGCGCGCGAGCGGGACCTGCTGGTCGTCACCGACGAGATCTACCAGCACTTCGTCTACGACGGCCGCCGCCACCTCGCGCCGGCCGCGTTCGAGGACCTCGCGGCGCGGACCGTCTCGATCCGCGGCTTCTCCAAGGTCTTCAGCGTCACCGGCTGGCGCCTCGGCTACGCCTTCGCGCCGGAGCCGCTGGCGCGGCCGATCGTCGCGGTCAACGACGTCTACTTCGTCTGCGCCCCGACGCCGCTGCAGTACGGCGCGGCCGCGGGGCTCGCCCAAGGGGACGCGCACTACGCGGCGCTGGCGCGCGACCACCAGCGCCGCCGCGACGCTCTCTGCGCGGCGCTGCGCGAGGCGGGCGCCGCGCCGGTCGCGCCGGACGGCGCCTACTACGTCCTCGCCGACGTCTCGGCGTGGGGGAAGGGAACCGCCCGCGTCGCGGCGCTCGATCTGCTCGAGCGGGCCGGCGTGGCCTCGATTCCGGGCACGGCCTTCTGGTTCGGCGCCGAAGGGGAACGCTGGCTCCGCTTCTGTTTCGGCAAGAAGGACGAGGTCGTGGACGAGGCCTGCCGGCGGATCGCGTCGTATCGACCCTGA